One Citrus sinensis cultivar Valencia sweet orange chromosome 5, DVS_A1.0, whole genome shotgun sequence genomic window, aatttgattttccagTTCCTCTGTTGACAATGCAGCCGAAACTTATGTGTTTTTAAttacagaaaaaaagaaaaagaaaaaaggttgTGGTATTGAGACGATGAAAAGTGTTTATTACCCCACAGAGGCTATATCTTGTTTTCCATGTCAGAGAAAAGAATTTGTAAAGGAAAAGATTAGACACATCTAGGGCGATGATGGCTGTCTTTCTTCAGAGCATGACAAGGCAGAACTCAATGAtgaatgaatttattgattttttcaacataatgaGGATCCCTGAGGAAATGAAAAGAAACTATGGAAGTGGATGATAAAACGATACGCAATCAATCATCAACAAATTGAAGATAGccaataatgttaattaatcaCGGAAGAATATGGTTGATTTTGACCTTTCTTTCACTCATTATGCGCATCTAATGATGATTGATATACACGATGTCAATTACCTGACATGGAAGATGTATCAATTCTGCGATATGAAATCAATGGTTTAATTTGTAATGTATTTTAGAGAACATTGAGTTGACGCATCCGTTCCAATTTTATTGGATGTCTCCGAGTTGAAGCATCAGTTGTATTTGaacttttttgaaatatatatatatatatatatatatatatatatatatatatatatataatgtgatTTCTTCACTCTCAAATGGGTCATAGAGATTTTCTGAAAGAACAGAAGTTCTTGGAAATTTAGCTTCTTAGTTCCAAAAACTTGTCCATTTTGTATTTCTTTAAGCGTTCTTGTTTATGTGCGCTATTTGTATATTGGAAATGTTGTGCCAAAAACTATCAACTCACATGATCTCCTTTTTTCTTGCAGGAGTTCCCAAGTTTATCTTGATCAGTGTGCATGATTACAATTTGCCATCATTTCTACTTTCATCCGCATATTTCACAGGAAAGAGGAAAGCAGAATCAGAAGTTCTTTCAAAATATCCAAACTCTGGTAATTTGGAATATGTCTTTGctttttggttatattttggaaattatttattgatgtTATGTATAATAGGGCAATCCCAGCTTCTATCCTTGGTTAAAATGCGGCCAACTTAGTGTCAGACTAGATACTTGTTTGCAAGTGCTTTGCTTATGATTATTGATGTGCATGAAAAGTCACCACTATAGGATATTTCACAACTGTAAATTGAGgttaaacaagaaaaatgtatCTTTAAAAGCTTGTGTTACTACTGTTATTCATCAATGCCTTCTTCATGAAACTACATTAATTCAATGTATTTATATTGTGGTAAAGTAGAGGAAAGACCCCAGAAGGAGCATTGCTAATCATAATTGCTTGTTGGGATATTAATAGTATAGAGCTTGGAATGATATGTATTCTTCCTGTCAATTCATGGCCAATGTGCATCATGTCTTAATGACTATACAATCAGACGATTGGCTGCCATACATCCCTATCATTTACGGCTTGCGTGATTTATCTCCTTACTCTTTGTTTTCACTATATTCATTGGCTTGAGTCTTCCTCAGGTGTCGTTTTAAGACCCACTTTCATATATGGGAAGCGAAAGGTGGGTGACTTTGAAATTCCTCTGGATTTGATTGGGGAACCAGCAGAGAGCATTCTTCGTGCTATAGAAAACTTCACGAAACCATTAAGTTCTATTCCAGCATCAGATCTGCTCTTGGCTCCACCTGTTAGTGTTGATGATCTTGCACTAGCAGTACTAAATGCAGTCGTGGATGATGATTTCTTTGGCATTTTCACAATCGAACAAATCAAAGAAGCCGCAGCAAAAGTGAAGGTGTAAATTAGCATCTGATGGCAAATCGTTACCTCCTTTGGGTTTAATAGCATTGCgcaaatatgttaataatagcATTACacaaatatgttaataaacCGTACTGTTTATTAGATTTCCCGAATTTTTCCGTATTTTAAAATCCTGAACCGaaaaacttttatatatatataacacacAACATATGATAAGATGAGTGTAAATATATTTCGCTTTTGAAAACGCTCTCCAATATGTACCCCTATTATCAATGCCTGTTCACATTTGTAAGGAGGTAAAACTCAATtacaacaaatattaataatacttGCACTCCCTCCGGCTTTCCAATGAGAACAAGTTTCTTTAACTAAGAATCTGGCTTTCAAAACAAGTTTCTTCAACTAAGTGTCCGGCATTGGACACAAGTTCCATGAAGAAAAAGAGTGGTATTGTGGACTGAAATCTgtgataaaatcattttccacATGCATCGTGTTGAAGGGCCTTGCTGCGACGATTCTTCGCCATTGACTGCTCGGTAAGATACCTATAACATTGACAAGTTTTCATGACCTAAGAAAGTTCCATATCATATGACAATTTGAAATATCACTTTATACGACTATTAACAATTGTTAATACTTAGATCAAAAGTACATTCCTAAGAAGAACCCTAAAGAGAGATGTCAATAGACTAATCAGATCATAAAAATGGAAGAACCATAAGGAGATCAGTATAGTTCAGAGGGTTTAACAACAGAATGTGAACTAGAAGGATGACAATATCACATTTTCAAATACAATacgaaaaaaaatcaaacatgcaTCTAAACTGATGATCTAATTCCACAAAATCTGCCTATCACATGTTTTTTCTATTGATATGCATcaactattttttgtttttacaaaTCATATAGACATGTGGGTgtggatgattttttttaccctCTATGTGATGGAAGGACAAGCAGATAGTATTATGGAACATATCAGGCTGGATGGAATGCATGTGCATTACATTAGGATCAACCCACCAAATTGAACAAATAGTGTAGATTTTATGGTATAAATTGACTTGTAATGGCAATTTACATGAACACAGTACCTGTAAAAGTCCGTGGTCAGGATAAATTTTGTGAACCAGACTTGTTATTAACATAGATATTTGTGTTCgtaaatttatctaaatagGTAATGTAAGTAGAAGAATGTGCCCAATTCCATAAATAGGTGGCATAAGGTACACGTGCATCATCAATAATCATTTGAAGaaagcaataaattttgtttcaaaatatCAATAGCAACATGGACAATTACTTACTTGCCAGTGTAGAAGCCTGCAGAATACCAAGCATTTAAAACAACTGTGAGATCTGTTTCAGAGCTAATACTTTCgttctctttcttttcctcaATCTCTGTAATTCATTGGGGCAAAATAAGTATTGAAATTAGACACTGGTATGTCCATTGCTAATGGATGAAAGAGATACAGACAGGTGTTTAGaacaacagaaaaaaaaaattagccaaaagagaaaaaaatcataagaAAGAGATGCAGAAAAATTGTATAGAAAGATGGcaatattcacaataattgtaatttgacACGGCATAAGAATATGCATGTACACAAGACTGTTAAAGCagcattaataatatattttaaatttcaacatttaaaCTGGATTCGGCAAATTCAATAACTAAATTGGCCCTTACAGGTCAAATTTTGTGGGCAAAGAATATAGAAACTAATATATCCATCTGCATTGGATGCTAGAGATATGCATAGAGATACTGAGGATCCATTTGAGGCAGTAGCGCACCTGCTTCACCCTCTTTATTTTCGGAGGATTCTCTTAAAGTAAAAGGGGTAGAGTAGCTGCGCTGTCCCCAAACGACCCCTgagaacaagaagaaaaatagcCAATCTGTCATAAGAAAAGGATGAATACATTTTTTGTGGAATGGTGGTCATAATTAAAGCCAATTTATGGGCAGATAAACAAAGCTGACATAATGTCCAACAAGATTTTATTCCTAATGCCTGTCATTTCCTAGCAGCACAATTGCCTACTCCCAGCAAATAATAGTCTAgaaggtgtttttttttttttttccaaattcatCTACTGGCAGAGAGATTCTCAAATTATCCACTACATTCATCTGGAAAACCAAGCTTACCTTCATTTATATCGGGATAAACAAAACTTTTTGACTTCATGGAAGATATTGCTTTTCCTGCAGCTCCCATTGCTGTGTTGACAATGTCATCATTGACAAGAGAGGTTGACTTTCGAGATGCTGCTGCTGCATTTTTATCAGTACAAGTTTTACTGGTGCATGCACCACCCAAAGAACAGGAAGGATATGCTGTGCATGGAGCTACCAAAAATTGACAACCATATGGACAACATGAACAGACAACAGTTTGAGATTCTTGGCTTGCAGGGACAGGATGTTCCTGAGAAGTAGTATAGGTACCCCACTGAGCACCTTCACCTGAAAATTGGTAATTCCAAGCACTAAATTGATGAAGCTGCTGCAAAATCTGTTGCTTCTTCTCCTCAAGCTCATAATACTGGCTAAGTAACTGGTTATAATCATCGGAACCTTGTGAATGTGAATGGCCTTTAACCGCATCATTTGTGGCCAGACCATTTGATGACTCTACATGCAGTTCAGGTGCATGTGATTCTACACAAGGATCTTCTTTAACTGACATGATGTTTTCAGTCTCTCCCATTTCTGTTTTGGTTTCTAGCACAAGAGCATTGGCATCTTCTGCCTCCCTAAGAATTCATGATGTgggggccaaaaaaaaaagcacatgTGATTATTTATGCAACAACTTACAATCCTCAAcgataatttcaatttctcaatttttattttccttttaagtgTCGATTCCAAGTCCAAGGTCGATCACAAAGATTCCAAGGTTGGTAGAAGGACCATATGGATTactgaaattataataaacagCCATTTGCTATGTTTAACAGCCCAAGTAAGCGATCTTAAAGACGAAAACTACACAGAATTCACTcaatcaaaattgaatttcaagaGCTAGACTATTCATTAACCACAAAAATTtctctacaataaaaaattatcttcaaCAAGAAGTGCAACAGAATAAATTCTCTATGATTCATTAAAACTGACATAATATTGcttataaatttagaatatcaCAAAAATACggctacaaattaaaataatagtaataataacaataatacaCAGACCTTATAGGCTCATGATTTTGATTCTCGTGAGCAGAGCCAATTGCTTCGCCACTACTGGTGactttttcttcaacattGGTTTTATTCTTGCCATGCATTTTCTGATATATGCGGAAAAAAACacgtaaataaataaataataagaaaatcagcactaaactcaaattaataaatttaatcaagaaaatcaaaatagagattattattattattatttgaaccTTGTATTTGGACATGGCATCGTCGAATGCTTTGACAAGCGCCGAGTCATCCCACAACTCACCTTCCTTGCccatctctctttctctcctcttcgcaaaaccctaaaccctaaacacTCCTACAATTTTCGGTATTCAATTTTTGTACACCACGGCAACGGCATAAAGTATAATTACAAAAGCCTCCACCAAGGTTTAGAGAAATAACATACTGTAGAAAGGTTTCACATAATGGACACTGGCCTCCCCTCTAACTCCAAGGTTTCACACTGTAGAAGCTGCTAAGTGTAATGCCCTCAACTGACACCTGTTGATATTGGGAATTGGGATGCTATTCggcttttaaattataagtgctataatttttttaagatttaattatatatatatatacagacaCATACATATTCTCTTTTTATGTAGttactaataaataagtgATGACTGATGAGTGCGTAGTGTCACATATTAAGTtgtaagaagaaaataagatgTAATGATGAAATCTACTTACATCATTACATGAAAAGAGTGGTTATTTTATTACAAGGtccattttatttcatttacttttatatatatggagATTATTAATGGGTCGGACGACACGTGGTATGACATGAGTATGATACAATATAAACGCGTTTGGGTGGGGCACGGGGCACGGCACACACGTGGGCAGGACATGAATCTTGAAAGCAcggcaaaataataaaaacatgcAATAagtacgtttttttttttaatgaaagtaaacttaaaattttatgattttacaaataacttgaaattgaatcttttaaattcatttaattcttggttaaaaaactataattgatttacatttataatttattaaataaatagttaatatcatgattttaatgaataaaattataaatatcataattttataaatatgcattaatattattgtgaaCTGTGATTTATGACTTTATTTAAgtccaagttaacaattaacttaactcttaagaaaaaaaaattattattattattgttaagtattaaaaaattataatattttaaggtcaaacttaataattaatattacattctcttacttaatattagtttattattattgaatatagatttgaattttgaattttttattctattaaatttaaataaaggcacataaacctaaaaaatatatagaccTGAAAAAAAATACGCTAATAGCTTGTCATGtgctcttaaaaaattaaaaaaaaaagaaaaaaaaagtttatggGTTTTTTTCCTTAGGCACGGCATGACACGTGGCGTGCCGGGcctaagtaaaaaaaattaggcacggcacggcacgggCACGAGCACGCATGGACCTTTCTTGAATAGGGCAGGTTGATATGGCACAACATGACCCATTCCCATTCTCATCTATTCCGATTCCAATCTATTTCGATTCTCATTTAGTAAACGTAGCATAAGTGTAATGCTCTTGACTGACACTTGTTTGATACTGGGATGTTGTGTggcttttaaaatataagtgctataatttttaagactttatatatatatatatatacaaattttttgtttaaaagtaaatgaaaCTAAAACGTTATAACAGTTACCAAAACGTCCAATTTCAAATGGGACTTAAATGGCAAAGACTCTTCCATCCATCATAGGGGATATGACTAAGAAGTTTGAATCTAACGAAGATTCATCATTCTCTATACATTTATTTCTAAGTTTAGCATAAATTTTATCCACACTGAGTATAAATTTTCAAGCAATGTTATTAGGGTGTGGATTCATATTCACTGTATAAAGTTAGTAGatagtaatatttttaaaaaatatatatataatatatttaaaatagaaatatctTCAATAGCAGTAACACATACAAATGTGCCAAACTGCCAATTGTCAACGAGTGCTGCA contains:
- the LOC102609370 gene encoding uncharacterized protein LOC102609370 isoform X2 gives rise to the protein MGKEGELWDDSALVKAFDDAMSKYKKMHGKNKTNVEEKVTSSGEAIGSAHENQNHEPIREAEDANALVLETKTEMGETENIMSVKEDPCVESHAPELHVESSNGLATNDAVKGHSHSQGSDDYNQLLSQYYELEEKKQQILQQLHQFSAWNYQFSGEGAQWGTYTTSQEHPVPASQESQTVVCSCCPYGCQFLVAPCTAYPSCSLGGACTSKTCTDKNAAAASRKSTSLVNDDIVNTAMGAAGKAISSMKSKSFVYPDINEEIEEKKENESISSETDLTVVLNAWYSAGFYTGKYLTEQSMAKNRRSKALQHDACGK
- the LOC102609370 gene encoding uncharacterized protein LOC102609370 isoform X1; this translates as MGKEGELWDDSALVKAFDDAMSKYKKMHGKNKTNVEEKVTSSGEAIGSAHENQNHEPIREAEDANALVLETKTEMGETENIMSVKEDPCVESHAPELHVESSNGLATNDAVKGHSHSQGSDDYNQLLSQYYELEEKKQQILQQLHQFSAWNYQFSGEGAQWGTYTTSQEHPVPASQESQTVVCSCCPYGCQFLVAPCTAYPSCSLGGACTSKTCTDKNAAAASRKSTSLVNDDIVNTAMGAAGKAISSMKSKSFVYPDINEGVVWGQRSYSTPFTLRESSENKEGEAEIEEKKENESISSETDLTVVLNAWYSAGFYTGKYLTEQSMAKNRRSKALQHDACGK